A region of Mesorhizobium sp. M3A.F.Ca.ET.080.04.2.1 DNA encodes the following proteins:
- a CDS encoding DUF2817 domain-containing protein produces MNLDSAKELASVVFSDNYFEARQKFLAAAPTSRAYRCRTNGPSGEALYTDAAYFGPADAKKLLVLVSGTHGPEGYIGSAAQLLFLRAKFHERLPSSTAVLFVHALNCYGFAWDRRVTAEGVDLNRNFVDFSKPLPSNPGYEELAEHFVPADISEEGLKRAEAAFAAYQARHGELKLREARGSGQYTNPGGLFYGGTEPTEARRTLEEITKEFNVAARDEVIIIDYHTGLGPYGYGELQCEQSSGLGGYERAINIFGPSVTSPEVGNSSAEIIPGTQDAFWERILGSRHTYIALEFGTYKLNTAVLRDDHWLFMYQPEEADSERGRQIRQVAKLHYYPQGSDWKEMIAWRSHQVHRQAIEALASGE; encoded by the coding sequence ATGAACCTTGACAGCGCAAAGGAGCTAGCCTCCGTCGTCTTTTCTGACAATTATTTCGAAGCGAGGCAGAAATTCCTGGCGGCGGCGCCGACGTCGCGAGCATACCGATGCAGGACAAACGGACCCTCTGGTGAGGCTCTCTACACGGACGCAGCATATTTTGGCCCGGCGGACGCCAAGAAACTCCTGGTTCTGGTTTCCGGCACGCACGGACCAGAAGGTTACATCGGTTCCGCGGCGCAACTTCTATTCTTGCGAGCTAAATTTCACGAGCGTCTCCCATCCTCCACGGCGGTGCTCTTCGTCCACGCGCTGAATTGCTACGGTTTTGCCTGGGATCGCCGAGTTACCGCGGAGGGGGTTGACCTCAACCGGAATTTTGTCGACTTTTCCAAACCGCTCCCCTCGAATCCTGGATACGAGGAGTTGGCTGAGCATTTTGTTCCCGCGGATATCTCCGAGGAGGGATTGAAGCGCGCTGAGGCTGCGTTCGCGGCATATCAAGCGCGCCACGGCGAATTGAAACTTCGGGAGGCGCGGGGATCGGGGCAGTACACCAATCCGGGCGGCCTGTTCTACGGCGGAACCGAGCCTACCGAAGCCAGGCGAACTCTCGAGGAAATAACGAAGGAATTCAACGTAGCGGCCCGCGATGAGGTCATCATCATAGATTACCACACCGGCCTCGGCCCTTACGGCTATGGGGAGCTGCAATGCGAGCAGTCGTCCGGACTGGGCGGTTATGAGCGAGCCATCAACATCTTTGGCCCGTCCGTAACGTCGCCGGAGGTAGGGAATTCTTCCGCCGAAATCATACCTGGGACCCAAGACGCTTTTTGGGAGCGTATCTTGGGGAGCCGGCACACCTACATTGCTCTTGAATTTGGAACGTACAAACTAAATACAGCGGTGCTGCGCGACGACCATTGGTTGTTCATGTATCAGCCAGAAGAGGCTGATTCCGAGCGGGGCCGACAGATCCGTCAGGTCGCCAAATTGCACTACTATCCGCAGGGGTCAGACTGGAAGGAGATGATCGCTTGGAGATCGCACCAGGTGCATCGACAGGCAATCGAGGCGCTTGCGTCAGGAGAATAA
- a CDS encoding SDR family oxidoreductase, which produces MRQENNLPRLSFGGIDILCASAGIFPQTKLVDLDPAEWDRVMATNLKSAFLSSSPASYLFREGGQRVP; this is translated from the coding sequence TTGCGTCAGGAGAATAATCTCCCGAGGCTGAGTTTCGGAGGCATCGACATTCTCTGTGCCAGTGCCGGCATTTTTCCGCAGACCAAGCTGGTCGACCTCGATCCTGCCGAATGGGACCGTGTCATGGCGACCAACCTTAAGAGCGCCTTTCTCTCGTCAAGCCCTGCATCCTATCTATTTCGAGAAGGCGGCCAACGAGTTCCATGA
- a CDS encoding transposase, giving the protein MSMPGVGPIVPLTYAAAIDDLGRFRSSKRVGAHFGLTAKRYQSGETDYTAASAR; this is encoded by the coding sequence ATGTCGATGCCGGGAGTCGGTCCGATCGTGCCGCTCACTTATGCCGCTGCCATCGACGACCTCGGGCGCTTTCGCTCGTCGAAGCGGGTGGGCGCGCATTTCGGCCTGACTGCGAAGAGGTATCAATCCGGCGAGACCGACTACACTGCCGCATCAGCAAGATAG
- a CDS encoding Lrp/AsnC family transcriptional regulator, whose protein sequence is MLQENGRLPIKVLADRVGISVSPCWQRVKKLEKDGIIRRYIAEIAIEKLQSIQGVLSKVVLSRQNRDALEFFERHVCAIPEVAECYEVVGHFDYHIKFVVSSIDRYTEIVERFLTPGFGVERYFTDIVSRVAKEDRAIQLRRFG, encoded by the coding sequence GTGCTCCAAGAAAACGGCCGACTCCCAATAAAGGTCCTTGCCGACAGGGTCGGCATTTCCGTTTCGCCGTGTTGGCAGAGGGTAAAAAAACTCGAAAAAGATGGAATTATCCGTCGTTACATCGCGGAAATAGCGATCGAAAAATTACAAAGTATTCAGGGTGTTTTGTCTAAAGTAGTCCTGTCAAGACAAAATCGAGACGCATTGGAGTTTTTCGAACGTCACGTGTGTGCCATTCCCGAAGTCGCAGAGTGTTATGAAGTAGTGGGGCATTTTGACTACCATATCAAATTTGTTGTTTCTTCAATTGACCGTTATACCGAGATCGTAGAAAGATTTCTGACCCCTGGATTTGGCGTTGAAAGGTATTTTACCGACATAGTGAGTCGGGTTGCCAAAGAGGATCGGGCTATCCAACTGCGCCGTTTTGGATAA
- a CDS encoding NAD-dependent succinate-semialdehyde dehydrogenase has product MSLSEAVLAKLKDKSLVTDKALVGAGWVAAGSRGLTFEVTNPSTGEVLATLPDLGEEEVKSAIEAAYVAQKNWAKRTGKERAAVLRKLYDLIVSNVDDLATILTLEMGKPWTEAKGEILYGASYVEWFGEEAKRVYGDTIPGHQPDKRIIVIKQPIGVVGAITPWNFPNAMLARKMAPAIAAGCSMVSKPAAQTPLSALALAVLAERAGLPLGLFSVLTTTDAAMVGQEFCRNEKIRKVTFTGSTNVGKILMRQGAEQILKLGLELGGNAPFIVFDDADLDAAADGAMVSKYRNAGQTCVCANRLYIQEGVYDAFAAKLAERVRQMKVGDGFAEGVTTGPLIDRNALKKVQEHVTDAIAKGATVEVGGKPASQGGLFFEPTILTGATGDMRLSREETFGPIAPLFKFSTEEQVIEMANNTKFGLASYFYSRDISKIFRVAEALECGMVGVNTGLISTEVAPFGGIKQSGLGREGSKYGIDDYTEMKYVCLSV; this is encoded by the coding sequence ATGTCACTTTCTGAAGCAGTGCTAGCGAAGTTAAAAGACAAGTCGTTAGTGACGGATAAAGCTCTCGTAGGGGCTGGGTGGGTAGCGGCAGGTTCAAGGGGCCTCACGTTCGAGGTCACCAATCCCTCAACCGGCGAAGTCCTTGCAACCCTTCCAGATCTCGGTGAAGAGGAGGTCAAGTCGGCGATTGAGGCGGCCTATGTTGCCCAAAAGAACTGGGCGAAAAGGACGGGTAAGGAGCGCGCCGCAGTCCTGCGAAAACTGTACGACCTCATAGTATCGAATGTCGATGATCTTGCCACTATCCTCACCCTAGAGATGGGGAAACCATGGACGGAGGCGAAGGGAGAGATTCTTTATGGTGCATCCTACGTCGAGTGGTTCGGTGAGGAAGCAAAGCGAGTCTACGGCGACACCATTCCAGGTCATCAGCCGGATAAGCGCATCATCGTGATCAAGCAGCCCATCGGAGTTGTTGGGGCCATCACGCCGTGGAACTTCCCGAATGCAATGCTTGCCCGCAAGATGGCCCCGGCAATCGCTGCCGGCTGCAGCATGGTATCAAAGCCTGCGGCTCAGACGCCCCTATCCGCGCTCGCTCTGGCTGTCCTTGCCGAACGCGCCGGCCTGCCACTCGGTCTTTTTTCTGTGCTAACCACGACCGATGCCGCGATGGTCGGTCAGGAATTCTGCCGCAATGAGAAGATTCGGAAAGTCACGTTCACGGGCTCGACCAATGTCGGAAAAATACTGATGCGGCAAGGCGCAGAGCAGATCTTAAAGCTCGGCCTCGAGCTCGGAGGTAACGCGCCCTTCATCGTTTTCGATGACGCGGATCTCGACGCCGCCGCCGACGGCGCAATGGTTTCCAAATACCGCAATGCTGGGCAAACCTGCGTCTGTGCCAATCGGCTCTATATTCAGGAGGGCGTCTATGATGCCTTTGCCGCCAAGCTTGCCGAGCGCGTTCGCCAGATGAAAGTCGGCGACGGCTTTGCCGAAGGGGTCACGACAGGCCCTCTCATCGACCGGAATGCGCTGAAGAAGGTACAGGAGCACGTCACTGACGCCATCGCCAAGGGGGCTACAGTGGAGGTCGGTGGCAAGCCTGCGAGCCAAGGCGGCCTCTTTTTCGAGCCCACTATCTTGACCGGCGCAACGGGGGATATGCGCCTCTCGAGGGAAGAGACGTTCGGCCCTATCGCGCCGCTGTTCAAGTTTTCGACCGAGGAACAAGTGATAGAAATGGCGAACAACACCAAGTTTGGCCTCGCTTCATACTTCTATTCCAGAGATATCTCGAAGATCTTCCGGGTGGCGGAGGCTCTCGAGTGCGGCATGGTCGGGGTTAACACTGGGCTGATCTCCACGGAAGTTGCGCCTTTTGGTGGCATCAAGCAATCTGGCCTTGGCCGCGAAGGGTCAAAATACGGAATCGATGATTATACAGAGATGAAATACGTGTGCCTGAGCGTGTGA
- a CDS encoding aminotransferase class V-fold PLP-dependent enzyme, with the protein MWHLSALLEPTLQKEAPHEPLKKIDADAPSLLKLRDEAGQAGHTIKRIAVAYEAAGDGFWLARWLRARDIEVYAIHPASVRCRVSTGVPRYFGYTIRRVPVDENFRAIVSAMSEAVSENTVMMLASMPSWSHGVCDPVRELAEIASQHGIWLHVDACVGGFLAPFVRELGRDVPDFDFRLSGVSSISADFHKYGYSGKGVSGVFYKNKVARHQPFIFDTWAAGLYRSPVLTGTRSGGAIASAWAVMRYLGRDGYLSRAAQILKLRDAILAFVAQCPGLKIVGGAELNVVGIRSEYSDIYSIASRMKEYGWKINILKEPEAIQFVLGPLRDEYITLLVNDLEKVVEVVRREGFRVPTPAVVYSDEFLD; encoded by the coding sequence GTGTGGCATCTTTCGGCGCTGTTAGAACCAACTCTTCAGAAGGAGGCGCCCCATGAGCCGCTGAAGAAGATTGATGCCGACGCGCCATCATTGTTGAAGCTGCGCGACGAAGCCGGCCAGGCCGGGCATACAATCAAGCGGATCGCCGTCGCCTATGAGGCGGCCGGCGACGGCTTTTGGCTGGCGCGCTGGCTGCGGGCGCGCGACATCGAGGTCTATGCCATCCACCCTGCCAGCGTGCGGTGTCGCGTGAGCACCGGCGTGCCAAGGTATTTCGGATATACTATCCGTCGCGTTCCAGTGGATGAAAATTTTCGCGCAATCGTCTCGGCAATGTCTGAAGCAGTTAGCGAAAACACAGTCATGATGCTCGCCTCAATGCCGTCCTGGTCGCATGGCGTTTGTGACCCAGTTCGAGAATTAGCAGAAATTGCCAGCCAACACGGGATCTGGTTGCATGTGGATGCTTGCGTTGGCGGGTTTTTGGCGCCTTTTGTGCGGGAGCTCGGACGGGACGTTCCGGACTTCGATTTTCGACTCTCTGGTGTAAGCTCAATTTCGGCGGATTTTCACAAGTACGGCTATAGTGGCAAGGGAGTGTCGGGCGTTTTCTATAAAAATAAGGTAGCCCGCCATCAACCCTTCATTTTCGACACATGGGCAGCAGGACTTTATCGTTCACCAGTTCTCACTGGAACACGAAGCGGAGGCGCAATCGCTTCGGCCTGGGCAGTCATGCGTTATCTGGGGCGGGACGGTTACCTCTCTCGCGCTGCTCAAATCCTCAAGCTGAGAGATGCCATATTGGCCTTCGTTGCACAGTGCCCCGGCTTGAAGATAGTCGGCGGAGCTGAGCTTAACGTGGTGGGAATACGGAGCGAATACTCTGACATCTATTCAATTGCAAGCCGGATGAAGGAGTACGGGTGGAAGATAAATATACTAAAGGAGCCAGAGGCAATACAATTTGTACTTGGACCACTGCGAGATGAATATATAACCTTGCTGGTGAATGACCTTGAGAAGGTCGTTGAAGTTGTACGGCGTGAAGGGTTCAGAGTTCCTACGCCAGCCGTTGTCTATTCCGACGAATTCTTAGACTAA
- a CDS encoding MmgE/PrpD family protein, translating into MITFSEFAASLTYDAIPEEVRAILRRSFADTLGVAVVGATTQISSITREIADRLWRSSPEIGAARMIFDGRPVSPAGAAFAGAFTIDSIDGHDNNSPCKGHAGSAVFPALLAVADSLRSSGAAISGREFMVALAVAYEVAYRAGLTLHGTVSDYHTSGAWTAVGVAAGVSRLLGLSQEQTRHAAGIAEYHGPRSQMMRCIDFPTMLRDGVGWGAPSGVMAAYLADLGFTGAPAITAEGASAEPWWCDLGEAWRVAEDTSYKPYPVCRWAHPSIDAARDLMHDNCLSSNDVTRVRIQTFHNAVRLAGHNPKTLDEMSYSIAFPVATMIVRGKIGPQELLPEVLQDEEIRRISNATELVETEHYTRISVGKRWADVTLYLKDGRQIMSEPRTPKGDRDNPMSAEEFHSKYVNFTNGLISDGRAEEMEAIALSFDRLDNKGLNRLIGLTVAPLDH; encoded by the coding sequence ATGATTACCTTTTCCGAATTTGCCGCTAGCCTGACCTACGATGCCATTCCCGAGGAGGTCCGTGCCATTCTCAGGCGCAGTTTTGCAGACACGCTCGGCGTCGCGGTGGTGGGGGCAACCACGCAGATCTCGTCGATCACTAGGGAGATTGCCGATCGCCTATGGCGGTCGTCGCCTGAAATCGGCGCGGCCAGGATGATTTTCGACGGGCGCCCCGTCAGCCCGGCGGGAGCGGCATTCGCCGGCGCTTTTACCATTGATTCGATCGATGGGCACGACAACAACAGCCCCTGCAAGGGCCACGCCGGCTCGGCGGTGTTTCCTGCGCTGCTCGCTGTAGCGGATTCGCTTAGGTCTTCGGGCGCCGCAATTTCTGGAAGGGAATTCATGGTTGCGCTGGCCGTTGCTTATGAGGTTGCCTACCGCGCGGGTCTGACGCTTCACGGCACCGTCTCCGACTACCACACTTCAGGGGCGTGGACAGCGGTCGGCGTGGCGGCGGGAGTCTCCCGACTGCTGGGGCTCAGCCAGGAGCAGACGCGCCATGCAGCGGGCATTGCAGAATACCACGGTCCTCGCAGCCAAATGATGCGTTGCATCGATTTTCCAACCATGCTGCGCGACGGCGTCGGCTGGGGTGCGCCGTCGGGCGTCATGGCAGCCTATTTGGCTGACCTCGGCTTCACTGGCGCGCCGGCGATCACGGCCGAGGGGGCCAGCGCCGAGCCGTGGTGGTGCGATCTCGGAGAGGCTTGGCGTGTCGCTGAAGATACCTCATACAAACCCTATCCGGTCTGTCGCTGGGCGCATCCATCGATCGATGCCGCGCGCGACTTGATGCATGACAACTGCCTTTCCAGCAACGATGTGACGCGTGTCCGGATTCAGACGTTTCACAATGCCGTTCGGCTTGCTGGTCACAACCCGAAGACGCTGGACGAAATGAGCTATTCGATCGCGTTCCCGGTTGCGACGATGATCGTGCGTGGCAAAATAGGGCCGCAGGAGCTTTTGCCGGAGGTTCTGCAAGATGAAGAAATCCGACGCATTTCCAACGCCACCGAGCTTGTTGAAACCGAGCACTACACCCGCATCAGCGTCGGTAAGCGTTGGGCCGACGTCACGCTTTACCTAAAGGACGGCCGCCAAATCATGTCGGAGCCGCGCACGCCGAAAGGCGATCGCGACAATCCCATGAGCGCGGAAGAGTTCCACAGCAAATACGTCAATTTCACGAACGGTTTGATCAGCGATGGCAGGGCCGAGGAGATGGAAGCGATAGCGCTGTCATTCGATCGATTGGACAATAAAGGGCTTAACCGTCTGATCGGTTTGACCGTTGCGCCACTTGATCACTGA
- a CDS encoding L-histidine N(alpha)-methyltransferase, translated as MATRNKYEILGADIPEETLFKGDLLVASLSESPRSVNSIYYYDDAGSRLFERLCHEETYYLFRTEKDILAEHARSIADITGPIFIVELGSGNAEKTTLLFDAYLKEHGRTFYAAIDINRSILERAAENVLSVTDDLDFLGIVGTYQTGLAQVANLIGPKLLVCLGSTMGNMHDDELHDLLLSARSALSSGDYLLVGMDLDKETKILEAAYNNQTAILTNLCVLQHLNWRFGGDFDPFQFRHVAFHNKSLYRMESYLEAMQEQMINLKSLNFSFHLEKGEMIRTEIMRKVELCAFHKLLGLYNFRPVQHWTDSRQQYAVSLFQLGAEPTELES; from the coding sequence GTGGCTACACGCAATAAATATGAGATCCTCGGCGCGGACATACCCGAAGAAACGCTATTCAAGGGCGACTTATTGGTGGCGTCGTTATCGGAATCACCGCGCAGCGTGAACTCCATTTATTACTACGATGATGCAGGTTCTCGCCTATTTGAACGTCTCTGTCACGAGGAAACATATTACCTGTTCAGAACAGAAAAGGACATACTAGCCGAACATGCAAGGTCCATAGCCGACATCACAGGTCCTATCTTTATCGTTGAACTGGGATCTGGAAACGCCGAGAAAACGACTCTTTTATTTGATGCCTACTTGAAGGAACACGGCCGCACTTTTTACGCTGCCATCGACATTAATCGCTCGATCTTGGAGAGGGCGGCTGAGAACGTTCTCTCCGTGACAGACGATTTGGACTTCTTAGGAATTGTCGGGACCTACCAGACCGGACTCGCGCAAGTCGCCAATCTAATTGGACCAAAGCTTTTAGTTTGCCTCGGCAGCACTATGGGGAACATGCACGATGACGAACTGCATGATCTCCTCCTATCGGCGCGATCGGCTTTGTCTTCTGGCGACTATCTTTTGGTCGGGATGGATTTGGACAAAGAAACCAAAATTCTAGAGGCGGCCTACAATAATCAAACAGCTATTCTGACCAACTTATGTGTCCTGCAACATTTGAACTGGCGTTTCGGTGGAGATTTTGATCCATTCCAGTTCCGGCACGTGGCATTCCATAATAAATCGCTGTATCGAATGGAGAGCTATCTGGAAGCAATGCAGGAACAAATGATCAATCTAAAAAGTCTGAATTTCTCCTTTCATCTCGAGAAGGGAGAGATGATTAGGACGGAGATCATGCGGAAGGTTGAATTGTGTGCGTTCCACAAGCTGCTCGGTCTGTATAATTTCCGCCCGGTTCAGCATTGGACGGACTCGCGCCAGCAATATGCGGTTTCTCTGTTTCAACTCGGTGCAGAGCCGACAGAACTCGAATCATGA
- a CDS encoding IS110 family transposase: MQVITIGLDIAKNVFQVHGVDNAGNAVLRRKVRRDQLIPLLRDMQPCLIGMEACATAHHWARELIALGHVVKLMPPAYVKAYVKRNKNDAADAEAICEAVTRPTMRFVAVKSADAQSILMLHRARHLLVRQRTAQISAMRAHLAEYGVVAPKGRAHVRGLIEALDKGDGPLPAMARQVLILLARTIEGLGAQIRKIEIELLAWYRTNQVCRRLSTIPGIGFITATALAATVVDAKVFRSGRQFAAWLGLVPKQHSSGGKDRMGGISKMGDRYLRHLLVVGATAVIRYTRRKATTVSTWANQLLERKPARLVTVAVANKVARIAWAVMAREENYRATPSMARG, encoded by the coding sequence ATGCAAGTTATCACGATCGGATTGGATATCGCCAAGAACGTCTTTCAAGTTCACGGCGTCGATAATGCAGGAAACGCGGTGCTCCGTCGAAAAGTTCGGCGCGATCAGCTTATTCCGTTGCTTCGCGATATGCAGCCGTGCCTCATCGGCATGGAGGCCTGCGCGACGGCGCACCATTGGGCGCGGGAGCTGATTGCACTCGGGCATGTGGTCAAGTTGATGCCGCCGGCTTACGTAAAGGCCTACGTCAAGCGCAACAAGAACGATGCGGCCGACGCGGAAGCGATCTGCGAGGCGGTGACGCGACCGACAATGCGGTTCGTGGCTGTCAAATCGGCGGATGCCCAGAGCATTCTGATGCTTCATCGGGCTCGCCACCTCTTGGTTCGGCAGCGCACAGCGCAAATCAGCGCGATGCGGGCGCATCTGGCCGAGTATGGCGTCGTCGCACCGAAGGGCCGGGCCCATGTCCGTGGTCTAATCGAAGCTCTTGACAAGGGCGATGGGCCGCTCCCCGCGATGGCGCGACAGGTTCTTATCCTCCTCGCCCGAACGATCGAAGGGCTTGGCGCACAAATCCGGAAGATCGAGATCGAGCTTCTGGCGTGGTATCGCACGAACCAGGTCTGCCGGCGGCTTTCAACCATTCCCGGAATCGGCTTCATCACGGCGACCGCCCTCGCTGCCACCGTCGTCGACGCAAAAGTCTTCCGCTCCGGTCGTCAATTCGCTGCTTGGCTCGGCCTTGTTCCAAAACAACATTCCTCCGGTGGCAAAGACAGAATGGGAGGAATCTCGAAGATGGGAGATCGCTATTTACGGCATCTCCTCGTCGTCGGCGCCACGGCGGTCATCCGATACACGCGGCGAAAAGCGACGACCGTCAGTACCTGGGCGAACCAGTTGCTCGAGCGTAAGCCGGCACGGCTGGTCACAGTCGCTGTCGCCAACAAGGTAGCGCGGATCGCCTGGGCGGTGATGGCGCGTGAGGAAAACTACCGCGCGACGCCGTCAATGGCTCGAGGGTAA
- the ectB gene encoding diaminobutyrate--2-oxoglutarate transaminase → MDTDAFTAHESNVRRYCRAFPTVFTKALGATIWDETGKPFIDFLVGSGALNYGHNNPDIMAPAIEYLVGENILLSLDMHTAAKRDFIEGFVDWILKPRGLSYKIQFPGPTGTNANEAALALARKYTGRSSVMAFTNAFHGMSLGSLAVSGSASTRELGGVARHDVIRVPYDGYPSQAFDSASYIDHVLSDPGSGIEKPAAIILETIQAEGGMNAASAAWLTEIQRICRTHGIVFIVDDIQAGAGRTGDFFSFESAKMEPDIVCLSKSLSGSGSPLSIVLIRPDLDIWKPGEHSGTFRGNNFAFVTAGAMCKMWSDRKFTAGVERTAVRLQTHLDRLVAKFPRYIEQKRGRGLMAGLKCRSPAVVGRVHDVAFENGLLIESSGPNRDVIKVLPPITITNAELDRGITILEHTLQEQDNA, encoded by the coding sequence TGAATCTAACGTTCGTCGTTATTGCCGGGCGTTCCCCACCGTCTTTACGAAGGCCCTTGGGGCGACGATCTGGGACGAGACGGGTAAGCCCTTTATCGATTTCCTGGTGGGTTCCGGCGCACTCAACTACGGGCACAACAATCCGGATATTATGGCGCCAGCGATTGAATATCTCGTCGGTGAGAACATTCTTCTGTCGCTTGATATGCATACGGCGGCAAAGCGTGACTTCATTGAAGGGTTCGTCGATTGGATCCTGAAACCCAGAGGCCTTTCGTACAAGATTCAGTTTCCCGGGCCGACCGGCACGAACGCCAACGAAGCGGCGCTGGCGCTGGCGCGAAAATACACCGGCCGCTCGAGCGTCATGGCCTTTACGAATGCGTTCCACGGCATGTCGCTCGGCTCTCTCGCGGTGTCGGGCTCGGCCTCAACCAGGGAACTGGGAGGCGTTGCTCGCCACGATGTGATCCGTGTTCCCTATGACGGCTATCCGAGCCAAGCTTTCGATTCCGCCAGTTACATCGACCACGTTTTGAGCGACCCGGGGAGCGGCATAGAAAAGCCTGCCGCAATTATACTGGAGACCATCCAGGCAGAAGGCGGCATGAACGCCGCGTCCGCGGCTTGGCTCACGGAAATTCAGCGCATTTGCCGTACGCACGGCATTGTTTTTATCGTCGACGATATCCAGGCGGGCGCGGGCCGAACTGGCGATTTCTTCTCATTCGAGTCCGCGAAAATGGAACCGGATATTGTGTGTCTTTCCAAGTCCCTAAGCGGTTCAGGTAGCCCGCTGTCTATCGTTCTGATTCGACCCGACTTGGACATATGGAAGCCCGGAGAACACAGCGGGACCTTCAGAGGCAACAATTTCGCCTTCGTGACGGCAGGAGCCATGTGCAAGATGTGGTCGGATAGGAAATTTACTGCAGGTGTCGAGCGGACAGCCGTCAGGCTGCAAACCCACCTCGATCGCCTGGTTGCGAAATTTCCAAGATACATCGAACAGAAGCGCGGCCGCGGTCTGATGGCCGGCCTGAAATGCCGTTCACCGGCAGTTGTCGGCCGCGTGCACGATGTCGCATTCGAAAATGGCCTTCTTATCGAATCCTCGGGGCCAAATCGCGACGTTATCAAAGTCCTCCCGCCGATAACCATCACCAATGCCGAACTCGATCGTGGCATCACCATCCTTGAACACACACTACAGGAGCAAGACAATGCCTAG